A genome region from Dolichospermum compactum NIES-806 includes the following:
- a CDS encoding YqeG family HAD IIIA-type phosphatase, translating into MTRNHLLEPNLILAGSVLTLTPDVIRQYGLKGLVLDVDETLVPMTTSSTFPELQAWIEEIRVCTTLWLVSNNLSEARIGGIARSLNLPYYLGAAKPSRRKIRAALQEMNLPVHQVGMVGDRLFTDVLAGNRLGMFTILVEPIIHPDFTALRSHPIRNIEVWISEILGASITGKAIRH; encoded by the coding sequence ATGACTCGCAACCATCTATTAGAGCCTAACTTGATTTTAGCAGGTTCAGTTTTGACGCTGACACCAGATGTTATCCGACAATATGGGCTGAAAGGGCTAGTATTAGATGTGGATGAAACTTTAGTACCGATGACAACAAGTTCTACTTTCCCAGAATTGCAAGCATGGATAGAAGAAATTCGGGTTTGTACGACATTGTGGTTAGTCAGTAATAATTTAAGTGAAGCGCGAATTGGTGGCATTGCCCGTTCTCTTAATTTACCTTATTATTTGGGTGCGGCTAAACCCTCCCGACGGAAAATTCGGGCGGCGTTGCAGGAGATGAATTTACCTGTACATCAAGTGGGGATGGTAGGCGATCGCTTGTTTACAGATGTTTTAGCTGGTAATCGCTTGGGAATGTTTACAATTTTAGTTGAACCAATTATCCATCCCGATTTTACAGCCCTCCGTTCCCATCCTATTCGTAATATTGAAGTTTGGATATCAGAGATATTGGGCGCATCTATTACAGGTAAAGCTATTAGACATTAA
- a CDS encoding aspartoacylase encodes MNQIHRVAIVGGNHGNELTGVYLVKKFQQYPHLIHRGSFETLSLLGNPKAIAARTRYIDTDLNRCFNQDKLSSSKISSYEELRAREIQQILQPENQKSVDTIIDLHTTTANMGLCIILGNWHPFLLKLAADLSAVNPLVKVYIHEQPQGSGFLRSLCDLGFAIEVGAVPQGILNAELFQKTEQLIYSVLDYFEDYNQGKYLPKNNTLTVYKSIGVIDYPRNEVGEIQAMIHPQLQFQDYEPLHPGDPIFLTFTGEEIFYQGNSPVYPIFINEAAYYEKGIAMHISEQQLIKIG; translated from the coding sequence ATGAATCAAATTCATCGGGTGGCGATTGTCGGCGGAAATCACGGTAATGAGTTAACGGGAGTTTACTTGGTGAAAAAGTTTCAGCAATATCCCCATTTAATTCATAGAGGCAGTTTTGAAACTTTATCATTACTTGGTAATCCTAAAGCTATTGCTGCACGGACAAGATATATTGATACGGATCTGAATCGTTGCTTTAATCAAGATAAATTATCAAGTTCAAAAATATCAAGTTATGAAGAATTAAGGGCGCGAGAAATTCAACAAATATTACAACCAGAAAATCAAAAATCTGTAGATACAATTATTGATTTACATACAACTACTGCCAATATGGGATTATGTATTATTCTAGGAAATTGGCATCCTTTCCTGCTCAAATTAGCTGCTGATTTGAGTGCAGTTAATCCTTTGGTGAAGGTTTATATTCATGAACAACCTCAAGGTAGTGGGTTTCTGCGTTCTTTGTGTGATTTGGGTTTTGCGATTGAAGTTGGTGCTGTACCCCAAGGAATTTTAAATGCGGAATTATTTCAAAAAACTGAACAACTTATTTATAGTGTGTTAGATTATTTTGAGGACTATAATCAAGGAAAATATTTACCAAAAAATAACACACTAACAGTTTATAAATCAATTGGTGTGATTGATTATCCGAGAAATGAAGTAGGGGAAATTCAGGCGATGATTCATCCCCAACTTCAGTTCCAAGATTATGAACCTTTGCATCCTGGTGATCCTATTTTTCTGACTTTCACAGGAGAAGAAATTTTCTATCAAGGAAATTCTCCTGTTTATCCGATCTTTATTAATGAAGCTGCCTATTACGAGAAAGGAATTGCGATGCACATTAGCGAACAGCAGTTAATTAAGATTGGCTAA
- a CDS encoding nSTAND1 domain-containing NTPase, translating to MTVTEILRFVDNLVFTKTDKHLDDLQKKIIEELFNGKTYRQIANIYDYDEGYIGDESRNLFKLLSEILGQDINKSNFCWTIERVVNSKIINFEKNNINWCSNNQISNHHQHNKNTEQAKSFYHDLSLSPKITRFYGREQELNLLSNGVLNQHTHFISVLGLSGIGKTTLVKRFIDLNLQQFEVIIWRSLKFPKSLDLLIDDLLNICQQEAKATIDDKLKQLFNILKNKKCLIILDDLENIFVNCQFAGQYKPEYQDYKTFLQMITEIEHQSCLVLISQEKCQEMISLDSELYPIHCLELSGLDNAATEILKNQGLKNEENWLKLINLYENHPKYLQYISILIKDVFQGEVIEFIKENNLILTEDFKSLFDLIWMRLSEVEKEILLKISQNEQPISRDEIKQFLSLSSMDIINGLQSLTRRFLVSKLENDQKLYTISAVFKEYLRIYHH from the coding sequence ATGACTGTTACAGAAATTTTACGATTTGTGGATAATTTAGTATTTACTAAGACTGATAAACATTTAGATGATCTCCAGAAAAAGATCATTGAGGAACTATTTAATGGTAAAACTTATAGACAAATTGCCAATATTTATGATTATGATGAGGGTTATATAGGTGATGAAAGTAGGAATTTATTTAAACTTTTATCTGAAATTTTAGGTCAAGATATTAATAAATCTAATTTTTGTTGGACTATAGAAAGAGTTGTAAATTCTAAAATTATTAATTTTGAAAAAAATAATATTAATTGGTGTTCTAATAATCAAATATCAAATCACCATCAACATAATAAGAATACAGAACAAGCTAAATCTTTTTATCATGATTTAAGTTTATCACCTAAAATTACTCGTTTCTATGGACGAGAACAAGAATTAAACCTTTTATCTAATGGAGTATTAAATCAACACACTCATTTTATCTCTGTTTTAGGATTATCTGGAATTGGTAAAACTACCCTTGTGAAAAGATTTATTGATCTAAATCTTCAACAATTTGAAGTTATTATCTGGAGAAGTTTAAAGTTTCCTAAATCCCTAGATTTACTTATTGATGATTTATTGAATATTTGTCAACAAGAAGCTAAAGCAACTATAGATGATAAATTAAAACAATTATTTAATATCCTTAAAAATAAAAAATGTTTGATTATTTTAGATGATCTGGAAAATATCTTTGTTAATTGTCAATTTGCAGGACAATATAAACCTGAATATCAAGATTATAAAACCTTCCTGCAAATGATTACAGAAATTGAACATCAAAGTTGTTTAGTTCTCATCAGTCAGGAAAAATGCCAAGAAATGATATCATTAGATAGTGAACTATACCCGATTCATTGTTTAGAATTATCAGGTTTAGATAATGCAGCTACAGAGATATTAAAAAATCAAGGATTAAAAAATGAGGAAAATTGGTTAAAATTAATCAACTTATATGAAAATCATCCTAAATATTTACAGTATATTAGCATCTTAATTAAAGATGTCTTTCAGGGTGAAGTTATCGAATTTATCAAAGAAAATAATTTAATTTTAACAGAAGATTTTAAATCTCTGTTTGATTTAATATGGATGAGATTATCTGAAGTTGAAAAAGAGATATTATTAAAAATAAGTCAAAATGAGCAACCTATATCTAGAGATGAAATAAAACAGTTTTTATCATTGTCATCAATGGATATAATTAACGGGTTACAATCATTAACAAGAAGATTTTTAGTAAGTAAATTAGAAAACGATCAAAAACTATATACTATCTCTGCCGTTTTTAAAGAATATCTCAGAATTTATCATCATTAA
- a CDS encoding PIG-L deacetylase family protein, giving the protein MNHKKNLISLEKIIPNKLLNQIQYIHCSLVSWWILHWGSQPLNFSEKSVMVFSPHQDDETFGCGGMIARKREEGTQVAITFLTDGRGSHGSDPLMQNQVIQIRQQESLMALNILGVTPSEIHFLNHQDGSLASLNIEKRQQIITEISELLNLYQPGEVYVPHRKDCHQDHEATYNLVKEAIIQSQIHTEILQYPIWVFWRSPLFILLKLQDIAAAYRLSVTSVKEKKQKAIAAYPSQLEMLPRGFINRFLYSEEIFFKSE; this is encoded by the coding sequence ATGAATCATAAAAAAAACCTAATCTCCTTAGAAAAAATAATTCCTAATAAATTGTTAAATCAAATACAATATATTCATTGTAGTTTAGTTTCATGGTGGATTTTGCATTGGGGAAGTCAGCCTTTAAATTTTTCTGAAAAATCAGTAATGGTTTTTTCTCCTCATCAAGATGATGAAACCTTTGGTTGTGGAGGGATGATTGCACGGAAAAGAGAAGAAGGAACACAGGTAGCCATAACTTTTTTGACTGATGGTAGAGGTTCTCATGGCTCAGATCCACTTATGCAAAATCAAGTTATCCAGATTCGTCAACAAGAATCTTTGATGGCGTTAAATATTTTGGGGGTAACCCCTTCAGAGATTCATTTTTTAAATCACCAAGATGGCAGTTTAGCTTCTTTAAATATAGAGAAAAGGCAACAGATAATTACTGAGATTTCAGAACTACTAAATTTATATCAACCGGGAGAGGTTTATGTGCCTCACCGTAAAGACTGTCATCAAGATCATGAAGCTACTTATAATTTAGTGAAAGAGGCAATTATCCAATCGCAAATTCATACAGAAATACTTCAATATCCTATTTGGGTATTTTGGCGATCGCCATTATTTATTCTGTTGAAGTTACAAGATATTGCCGCGGCTTATCGCTTATCAGTAACATCAGTAAAAGAGAAAAAACAAAAAGCTATTGCCGCTTATCCTTCCCAGCTTGAGATGTTACCTCGGGGATTTATTAACCGATTTTTATATTCGGAAGAAATATTTTTTAAATCCGAGTAA
- the ruvX gene encoding Holliday junction resolvase RuvX — translation MSNNSVSSQQPSKSFISALGVDVGSKRIGLAGCDGTGLIATGITTIERKSFVEDVEKIQQIVNERQVQILVVGLPYSMDGSIGFQARHVQKFAARLAAALKLPLEYMDERLTSYQAEQLLIAENRSPSRNKGLIDRKAAALILQQWLDARRSSAMRSVTFTDE, via the coding sequence ATGAGCAACAATAGCGTGAGCTCCCAACAGCCATCAAAATCATTTATTTCCGCGTTGGGTGTGGATGTTGGTAGTAAACGCATTGGTTTAGCTGGGTGTGATGGCACAGGGTTAATTGCTACGGGTATAACCACAATTGAGCGTAAATCTTTTGTCGAAGATGTTGAGAAAATTCAGCAAATAGTCAATGAGCGACAAGTGCAAATTCTCGTTGTTGGTTTACCTTATTCAATGGACGGTTCTATCGGTTTTCAAGCTCGTCATGTCCAAAAATTTGCGGCTAGATTAGCAGCAGCGCTGAAACTTCCTTTGGAATATATGGATGAAAGATTAACTTCTTATCAAGCAGAACAACTGCTAATAGCTGAAAATCGCTCTCCATCAAGAAATAAGGGTTTAATTGATCGTAAGGCGGCTGCATTGATTTTACAGCAGTGGCTAGATGCTAGGCGCAGTTCAGCAATGCGATCAGTAACATTTACTGATGAGTGA
- a CDS encoding glycosyltransferase family 4 protein encodes MRILHITNHVQKIGNGIVNVAVDLACLQAKSGLDIAVASAGGEYEKLFSDHGVEHFHLNQCRTPLNIIKAAWHYRQIIKEFQPDIVHVHMMTGAILAGIFRKNREYHLVSTVHNEFQHSAILMGLADQVIAVSKAVANSMIRRGIPPQKLRVVSNGTLGSPRHKKLEDYQPLEMPHPSITTVAGMYTRKGIYELIEAFKIVATDFPQAHLYLVGDGPDRSMFEAIVQNTDVSTRIHFEGFQAEPQRYMLATDIFVLASHCESFGLVLTEAREAGCAIVASDVDGIPETLDYSQAGILVPPKDISALANTLTQLLRDRQLLDQWKFCSQQNLERFSAARVNEETLSVYRELMRKDNIIRVMETRELANLN; translated from the coding sequence ATGCGAATTCTACATATTACTAATCATGTTCAAAAAATCGGTAATGGAATTGTTAATGTTGCTGTAGATTTAGCTTGTTTACAAGCAAAAAGTGGTCTGGATATTGCTGTAGCTTCTGCTGGTGGAGAATATGAAAAGTTATTCTCAGATCACGGTGTTGAACATTTTCATTTAAATCAATGTCGGACACCATTAAATATCATTAAAGCTGCTTGGCATTATCGCCAAATTATTAAAGAGTTTCAACCGGATATTGTTCATGTACACATGATGACAGGGGCAATTTTAGCAGGTATTTTTCGCAAGAATCGAGAATATCATTTAGTTTCTACTGTCCATAATGAATTTCAACATAGTGCTATCCTCATGGGGTTAGCTGATCAAGTAATTGCTGTTAGCAAAGCCGTAGCTAATTCCATGATTAGACGGGGTATTCCACCTCAAAAGTTGCGAGTGGTTAGTAATGGAACTTTAGGAAGTCCTCGACATAAAAAACTTGAAGATTATCAACCGTTAGAAATGCCACATCCATCTATAACTACTGTGGCTGGGATGTATACCCGTAAAGGTATTTATGAGTTAATTGAGGCATTTAAAATAGTTGCCACAGACTTTCCCCAAGCACATTTATATTTAGTAGGAGATGGTCCAGATCGTTCGATGTTCGAGGCAATAGTGCAAAATACAGATGTTAGCACTCGCATTCATTTTGAAGGATTCCAGGCAGAACCGCAACGCTATATGTTAGCAACAGATATCTTTGTTTTGGCTTCACACTGCGAATCTTTTGGCTTAGTGCTAACGGAAGCGCGGGAAGCTGGTTGTGCCATTGTCGCTAGTGATGTAGATGGCATTCCTGAGACTTTAGATTATAGTCAAGCAGGGATTTTAGTGCCACCCAAGGATATTTCAGCCTTAGCTAATACTTTGACACAATTATTGAGAGATCGCCAACTTTTAGATCAGTGGAAATTCTGCTCCCAGCAAAATTTAGAAAGATTTAGTGCCGCAAGAGTAAATGAAGAAACACTAAGTGTATATCGTGAATTAATGAGAAAAGACAATATCATCAGAGTCATGGAAACCAGAGAATTAGCCAATCTTAATTAA
- a CDS encoding WD40 repeat domain-containing protein, with protein MQMNWISLLKAQQTDFLNRVKKPKTADLSLLESRVKGYHSEVMAFAGDSLTKILEFSRQQAEILAKNPPPIPPEYPEYPDWIIPFQTYFQRQAEDYLVREQIVDWMITERLGKLVRKVPQDTLGNMVLDDEGNLRGESKFTYLLANNPKVSIQIHVADGESFNGIKKDKIRWSVSQEDINNHQVLIFLCLFYPGNTQSGYHKQTVITGFLPTNQLDFSDSKIYLTPSSLLYAGGLNWYLQSLGGKSDDVPINDEKMMVETIQTLPSDHPKKKIIGDWECWQTLKGHTKGINCLAYAIKTLVVQDAGTKNVKTIPMLASGSRGETKLWDLSKGELIETLSEYPWVISANVDEVNSLAFSTDGQTLVSVGADSTVKIWHTGALDLIDILHKHHGDVRCVAFTPDGKMLATGGHDRKILFWNLRDRQVENTLSLDDTAAHSMVLSQDGKILITGSYRKIKVWETSSTLNQKNLPDTQPIYTLMGHSHIVSSLAMSADAKFLVSGSQDQTIRVWNLATGELVHTLKGHRDSVNTVALSPDEQIIASGSADKTIKLWHLQSGELLGTFAGHANTVTALSFTASGEMLVSGSLDKTIKIWQRS; from the coding sequence ATGCAGATGAATTGGATTAGTTTACTAAAAGCGCAACAAACTGACTTCTTAAACCGGGTAAAAAAACCGAAAACGGCGGATCTTTCTCTTTTAGAAAGTCGAGTTAAAGGTTATCACAGTGAGGTAATGGCATTTGCGGGGGATTCATTAACGAAAATTCTTGAATTTTCCCGTCAGCAAGCTGAAATACTCGCCAAAAATCCCCCACCGATACCACCTGAATATCCTGAATATCCTGATTGGATCATTCCTTTTCAGACCTATTTTCAACGCCAAGCAGAAGATTATCTTGTCCGTGAACAAATTGTTGATTGGATGATTACGGAACGGTTAGGAAAATTGGTGAGAAAAGTACCACAAGATACTTTAGGTAATATGGTTTTGGATGATGAGGGAAATTTACGTGGTGAAAGTAAGTTTACTTATTTGTTAGCAAATAACCCAAAAGTGAGTATTCAAATTCACGTAGCAGATGGAGAAAGTTTTAACGGCATTAAAAAAGATAAAATTCGTTGGTCTGTTAGTCAAGAAGATATCAATAACCACCAAGTATTGATTTTTCTGTGTTTGTTTTATCCAGGAAATACCCAGTCAGGATACCACAAGCAAACAGTGATTACTGGTTTTTTACCAACAAATCAACTAGATTTTTCAGACTCAAAGATTTATCTAACTCCTAGTAGTCTATTATATGCAGGAGGATTAAATTGGTATTTACAGTCTCTGGGTGGTAAGTCAGATGATGTGCCAATAAATGATGAGAAAATGATGGTAGAAACCATTCAAACCTTACCATCAGATCATCCCAAAAAGAAGATTATTGGTGATTGGGAATGCTGGCAAACATTGAAAGGACATACAAAAGGTATTAACTGTTTAGCCTATGCTATCAAAACTTTAGTAGTCCAAGATGCCGGAACTAAAAATGTGAAAACAATCCCGATGTTAGCTAGTGGTAGCAGGGGAGAAACAAAATTATGGGACTTATCAAAAGGTGAATTAATCGAGACATTATCAGAATATCCTTGGGTTATTTCTGCCAACGTAGATGAAGTTAATTCCCTGGCTTTTAGTACCGATGGACAAACATTAGTAAGTGTAGGTGCAGATTCCACCGTTAAAATTTGGCATACTGGGGCGTTGGATCTAATTGATATTCTCCATAAACATCATGGCGATGTCCGTTGTGTGGCATTTACACCTGATGGTAAGATGTTAGCAACTGGTGGTCATGATCGCAAGATTTTGTTTTGGAATTTGCGCGATCGCCAAGTCGAAAACACCCTATCCTTAGATGATACAGCAGCCCATTCCATGGTGTTAAGTCAAGATGGGAAAATTTTGATTACAGGTAGTTATCGCAAAATCAAAGTTTGGGAAACATCCTCAACACTCAATCAGAAAAATTTGCCAGATACACAACCAATATACACCCTGATGGGTCATTCTCATATTGTCAGTTCCCTAGCCATGAGTGCTGATGCTAAATTTTTAGTCAGTGGTAGTCAAGATCAAACTATTCGAGTTTGGAATTTAGCTACTGGGGAATTAGTTCACACTCTCAAAGGACATCGAGATAGTGTGAATACAGTTGCTTTAAGTCCTGATGAACAAATTATTGCTAGTGGTAGTGCTGATAAAACTATCAAATTGTGGCATTTACAATCTGGGGAATTATTAGGGACATTTGCCGGTCATGCTAATACAGTCACAGCTTTATCCTTTACTGCTTCTGGAGAAATGTTAGTCAGTGGGAGTTTGGACAAAACAATTAAAATTTGGCAGCGGAGTTAG
- a CDS encoding DNA methyltransferase: MVSQLYYGDNLEVLRRYIKDESVDLCYIDPPFNSKRNYNQIYNNIGGEDKAQAQAFIDTWEWDDHAIRGIDEIITNYHGLFTQQCIALITGLSNVLGKGSLLAYLVSMTLRITEIHRVLKPTGSFYLHCDPTSSHYLKLILDAVFCSQGGEFINEIVWKRRTNTVKAITKSFSTLNDIIYFYVKSSKNYYFDIQYEDYPSEYLRRFKYEDEYGRYRWQVMATYSQERLEQLKKENKVRFSPTAKHPEFKQYLHDLKGIPLTNLWMDIDMINSQSKERLGYPTQKPEALLERIIKASSNENDIILDAYCGCGTTVAVCQKLDRQWIGIDITYQSISLILKRLEDSFGKEFVDNIKLHGIPKDIESARALANKADDRTRKEFEKWAILTYTNNRAIINTKKGADKGVDGTVLFYGDKGEPEKVIFQVKSGKVKSGDIRDLLGTMTLENASIAIFITLENPTKDMLKTAKSAGFYQNKLMTHSCDKIQIVTVQDIIENKQKFMMTLAFEVLKSAEKHKEIRVNQIEMDLDI; this comes from the coding sequence ATGGTTAGTCAACTTTATTATGGCGATAATTTAGAAGTTTTAAGACGTTACATTAAAGATGAGTCTGTTGACTTATGTTATATTGATCCTCCTTTTAATTCTAAACGCAATTATAATCAAATTTATAATAATATTGGTGGAGAAGATAAAGCACAAGCTCAAGCATTTATTGATACTTGGGAATGGGATGATCACGCTATTCGGGGAATAGATGAAATCATTACTAATTATCATGGTTTATTTACTCAACAATGTATTGCTTTAATTACAGGTTTAAGTAATGTTTTAGGGAAAGGAAGTTTACTCGCTTATTTAGTGAGTATGACTTTAAGAATAACAGAAATTCATCGAGTTTTGAAACCTACAGGAAGTTTTTATCTACATTGTGATCCTACCTCTAGTCACTATTTGAAGTTAATATTAGATGCTGTTTTTTGTTCTCAGGGTGGAGAATTTATAAACGAAATTGTTTGGAAAAGACGTACAAACACGGTAAAAGCAATTACTAAATCTTTTTCAACATTAAATGATATTATTTATTTTTATGTTAAATCGTCAAAAAATTATTATTTTGATATTCAGTATGAAGATTATCCTAGCGAATATCTTAGAAGGTTTAAATATGAAGATGAATATGGTAGATATCGTTGGCAAGTAATGGCTACTTATTCTCAAGAAAGATTAGAACAACTTAAAAAAGAAAACAAAGTTAGATTTTCACCAACTGCTAAACACCCTGAATTTAAACAATATTTACATGATTTAAAAGGTATACCTCTTACAAATCTTTGGATGGATATTGATATGATAAATTCACAATCAAAAGAAAGATTAGGATATCCAACACAAAAGCCAGAAGCATTATTAGAAAGAATAATTAAAGCCAGTTCTAATGAAAATGATATAATATTAGATGCTTATTGTGGATGTGGGACAACTGTTGCAGTTTGCCAAAAATTAGATAGACAATGGATAGGAATTGATATTACTTATCAAAGTATTAGTTTAATTTTAAAAAGATTAGAAGACAGCTTTGGTAAAGAATTTGTAGATAACATCAAACTTCATGGTATTCCTAAAGATATAGAAAGTGCAAGAGCATTAGCAAATAAAGCAGATGATCGTACTCGTAAAGAATTTGAAAAATGGGCAATTTTAACTTATACTAATAATCGAGCCATAATTAACACTAAAAAAGGTGCAGATAAAGGTGTAGATGGAACTGTTTTATTTTATGGTGATAAAGGTGAACCAGAAAAGGTAATTTTTCAAGTTAAATCAGGCAAAGTTAAATCAGGAGATATCCGAGATTTACTAGGAACAATGACCTTAGAAAATGCGAGTATAGCTATATTTATCACCTTAGAAAATCCTACAAAAGATATGTTAAAAACTGCCAAATCTGCTGGCTTTTATCAAAACAAACTCATGACTCATAGTTGTGATAAAATTCAGATTGTTACAGTTCAAGACATTATTGAAAATAAACAGAAGTTCATGATGACTTTAGCTTTTGAAGTTCTTAAAAGTGCAGAAAAACACAAAGAAATCAGAGTTAATCAGATAGAGATGGACTTAGATATTTAA
- a CDS encoding type II toxin-antitoxin system RelE/ParE family toxin, whose amino-acid sequence MCCRLTGFNEDVYIYKARIKNSNLQKGKSAAYRVMYLLESETSILLLTIYSKSEQENISDYEINSILDEFYRDE is encoded by the coding sequence ATCTGCTGTAGATTAACTGGTTTTAATGAAGATGTTTATATTTATAAAGCTAGAATCAAAAATAGTAATCTTCAAAAAGGTAAAAGTGCTGCTTATCGGGTAATGTATTTACTTGAATCAGAAACCAGCATTTTATTGTTAACAATTTACAGTAAATCTGAACAAGAAAATATTAGTGATTATGAGATTAATTCTATTTTAGATGAGTTTTACAGAGATGAATAA
- a CDS encoding DUF3727 domain-containing protein, with protein sequence MYSSPLPEDNDHDSESSLILTDELKRTLECYIEHTLDVEGEKYVLLLPVDAPIEIFAWQADGDEEEAVLVEDDEMIEEIFGTAQAVLSEQNLILKNTAYALTVAGELPPEDESKFFTLEIEDEENGLEPEQLMEIATFYHDEQEYAIYTPLDPLLFFARITKTGEPELLSPEEFRKFQPLLEEHLFNEVE encoded by the coding sequence ATGTATTCATCTCCACTCCCTGAAGACAATGATCACGATTCCGAAAGTTCTCTGATTTTAACAGATGAGCTAAAACGAACACTAGAATGTTACATTGAGCATACCCTGGATGTGGAGGGAGAAAAATATGTTCTCCTCCTTCCTGTAGATGCACCAATAGAAATTTTTGCTTGGCAAGCCGATGGCGACGAAGAAGAAGCCGTCTTGGTGGAAGATGATGAAATGATAGAGGAAATTTTCGGCACTGCTCAAGCGGTTCTTTCTGAGCAAAACCTGATTCTCAAGAATACTGCTTATGCTTTGACTGTAGCAGGTGAGTTGCCTCCTGAAGATGAATCGAAATTCTTTACTTTAGAAATTGAAGATGAAGAAAATGGTTTAGAACCAGAGCAATTAATGGAAATTGCCACTTTTTATCATGATGAACAGGAGTATGCAATTTATACTCCCCTCGACCCCTTGCTCTTTTTTGCCAGAATTACGAAAACAGGTGAACCAGAATTACTTTCTCCTGAAGAGTTCCGTAAATTTCAACCCCTCTTAGAAGAACATCTTTTTAACGAAGTTGAGTAA
- a CDS encoding GNAT family N-acetyltransferase translates to MTSLLPRNLSVVIRPVQHRDLEGIDRLTQESLSHLSSQETDAAMRQMQWLKHWYGLLKFLSWFPNPLQYRFWVYVAEQGRTLLGMIQVSPFNRTRSTWRIDRVMLAGTGDRLGVGSQLLRHCFESILEARTWILEVNINDVDALALYRHNGFQRLAEMTYWEISPQLLAELIQTEPDLPNLLPVSNADAPLLYQLDTASMPPLVRQVFDRHTHDFKTTLFGAIADALKQWMTKTEVVSGYVFEPQRKAAIGYFQVQLDRTGTKPHIATLTVHPAYTWLYPELLSQLARIAQDFPQQGLQLASSDYQPEREEYLERIGAKRQEHTLIMSRSVWHKLRESKFVSLEGIQWQEMLQGLQPTRKPIPGGMSWMPQPQQVQPERATPVQSEIVAFNHQNPNIIDRPCPSDSATDEPHEQQ, encoded by the coding sequence ATGACTTCACTACTCCCTCGAAATCTCAGCGTTGTTATCCGACCAGTCCAACATAGGGACTTGGAAGGAATCGATCGCTTAACTCAAGAATCATTGTCCCATCTTTCTTCCCAAGAAACTGATGCGGCGATGCGGCAAATGCAATGGTTAAAACACTGGTATGGGTTACTCAAATTCTTAAGTTGGTTTCCTAATCCTTTACAGTACCGTTTCTGGGTCTATGTTGCCGAACAGGGAAGGACACTACTGGGAATGATTCAAGTCTCGCCTTTTAACCGAACTCGCAGCACTTGGCGAATTGATCGGGTGATGTTAGCAGGAACGGGCGATCGCCTGGGAGTAGGTTCACAACTACTGCGCCATTGCTTTGAGTCCATTTTAGAAGCCCGGACGTGGATATTAGAAGTTAACATTAATGATGTTGATGCCCTAGCCTTGTATCGCCACAATGGATTTCAACGGCTGGCAGAAATGACATACTGGGAAATTAGTCCCCAGTTATTAGCAGAATTAATTCAAACCGAGCCAGATTTACCCAACCTTTTACCAGTCAGCAATGCTGATGCTCCCTTACTATATCAACTAGATACAGCATCAATGCCACCTCTGGTAAGGCAAGTATTTGACCGACACACCCACGACTTTAAAACCACTTTGTTTGGCGCTATTGCTGATGCCCTCAAGCAGTGGATGACAAAAACCGAAGTTGTCAGTGGTTATGTCTTTGAACCCCAGCGGAAAGCAGCCATTGGTTATTTTCAGGTGCAACTGGATCGCACAGGGACAAAACCCCATATCGCCACACTGACAGTTCATCCTGCCTATACTTGGTTGTATCCTGAACTATTATCTCAATTAGCCCGTATCGCCCAAGATTTCCCCCAACAGGGATTACAATTAGCTTCCTCAGACTATCAGCCAGAAAGAGAAGAATATTTAGAGCGAATTGGGGCTAAACGTCAAGAACATACCCTGATCATGTCTCGTTCCGTCTGGCATAAACTGAGAGAATCGAAATTTGTTTCCTTAGAAGGGATTCAGTGGCAGGAAATGTTACAAGGACTGCAACCAACCCGGAAACCCATTCCTGGAGGGATGTCATGGATGCCGCAACCACAGCAGGTACAGCCAGAAAGAGCTACACCAGTTCAGTCGGAAATTGTAGCTTTCAATCATCAAAACCCTAATATAATAGACAGACCTTGTCCATCAGATTCAGCCACAGATGAACCCCATGAGCAACAATAG